A part of Streptomyces sp. NBC_01235 genomic DNA contains:
- the yjfF gene encoding galactofuranose ABC transporter, permease protein YjfF, translating to MSATTQSPTASDSRTPSKAARLVGDRRLPVVVTALLFLVMYGVGLGRYQYYGFAEPQVFLNLFIDNGYLLVAAVGVTFVILSGGIDLSVGSMIGFTTMFTAWLVERQGLPIVVVVPMALAVGALGGFLMGYVIHNFEIQPFIVTLAGLFLFRGLCLVISKESISISDSTVSSMATAQASLGVGFLSIGAIVSLVVLAVAFYVLHYTRFGRRVYAIGGNEQSAMLMGLPQGGTKIAVYTVSGFCSALAGLLFTLYIQSGDPLHATGMELDAIAAVVIGGTLLTGGSGYVLGTLFGVLVLGLIKSIIQFEGTLSSWWTKIATGVLLCAFILVQRFMTTRKKA from the coding sequence ATGAGCGCGACCACCCAGAGCCCCACGGCCTCCGACAGCCGTACCCCGTCCAAGGCCGCGCGTCTGGTCGGCGACCGGCGCCTGCCCGTCGTGGTGACGGCCCTGCTCTTCCTCGTGATGTACGGCGTGGGCCTGGGCCGCTACCAGTACTACGGGTTCGCCGAACCGCAGGTCTTCCTGAACCTGTTCATCGACAACGGCTATCTGCTGGTCGCCGCGGTCGGTGTCACCTTCGTCATCCTGTCCGGCGGTATCGACCTGTCCGTCGGCTCGATGATCGGCTTCACGACGATGTTCACGGCCTGGCTGGTGGAGCGCCAGGGACTGCCGATCGTGGTCGTGGTCCCCATGGCGCTGGCCGTGGGAGCCCTCGGCGGTTTCCTGATGGGCTATGTGATCCACAACTTCGAGATCCAGCCCTTCATCGTGACCCTCGCCGGCCTGTTCCTCTTCCGCGGCCTGTGCCTGGTCATCAGCAAGGAGTCGATCTCCATCAGCGACTCCACGGTGAGCAGCATGGCCACGGCGCAGGCGTCGTTGGGGGTGGGGTTCCTGTCGATCGGCGCGATCGTCTCGCTGGTCGTCCTCGCCGTGGCGTTCTACGTCCTGCACTACACCCGCTTCGGGCGCCGCGTGTACGCCATCGGCGGCAACGAGCAGTCGGCCATGCTGATGGGTCTCCCGCAGGGCGGTACGAAGATCGCCGTGTACACCGTGAGCGGGTTCTGCTCGGCGCTGGCCGGACTGCTCTTCACCCTGTACATCCAGTCCGGTGACCCGTTGCACGCGACCGGTATGGAACTCGACGCGATCGCCGCGGTCGTCATCGGCGGCACGCTGCTGACGGGCGGCTCCGGGTACGTCCTGGGCACCCTCTTCGGTGTCCTCGTCCTGGGCCTGATCAAGAGCATCATCCAGTTCGAGGGCACGCTCAGCTCCTGGTGGACGAAGATCGCCACCGGTGTGCTGCTGTGCGCGTTCATCCTGGTCCAGCGCTTCATGACGACCCGCAAGAAAGCCTGA
- a CDS encoding ABC transporter permease — MTTSSRWRALTRHHLFWPVAVLVLLLLVNVPFTPDFFSIKMADGHLYGSLVSIVLFGSPLILVAVGMTLVIATGGIDLSVGAVVAITGALACSYISDQSDQSALSGVLLAMGLGLLAAVVCGLWNGFLVARMGIQPIIATLIIMVAGRGVAQLITDGQIITINSEPYKLIGGGYWLTLPFSIFVVAAVVAVTVVLTRRTALGLLVEAVGGNAEASRLVGIRSRRIKIMVYMFCALCAGIAGLMISSNTSAADGNNAGLWIELDAILAVVIGGTSLLGGRFSVGGTVVGALVIQTLTTTIYTIGVPTQTNLVFKAVVVIAVCLMQSPKFRAKVFGAKFGARFGAKGSATPTAAPADPAAATEAAPKMEVS, encoded by the coding sequence GTGACCACCTCTTCCCGATGGCGAGCACTGACCCGCCACCACCTGTTCTGGCCGGTAGCGGTCCTTGTCCTCCTGCTGCTCGTCAACGTTCCCTTCACGCCCGACTTCTTCTCGATCAAGATGGCGGACGGCCACCTCTACGGCAGCCTCGTCTCGATCGTGCTGTTCGGATCGCCCCTCATCCTGGTGGCGGTCGGCATGACCCTGGTCATCGCCACCGGCGGCATCGACCTCTCCGTCGGCGCCGTGGTCGCCATCACCGGGGCACTGGCCTGCTCGTACATCAGCGACCAGTCCGACCAGAGCGCCCTGTCCGGAGTGCTGCTCGCCATGGGCCTCGGTCTGCTGGCCGCGGTCGTCTGCGGCCTGTGGAACGGCTTCCTGGTCGCCAGGATGGGCATTCAGCCGATCATCGCCACCCTGATCATCATGGTCGCCGGGCGTGGTGTCGCCCAGCTGATCACCGACGGCCAGATCATCACCATCAACAGCGAGCCGTACAAGCTGATCGGCGGCGGCTACTGGCTGACGCTGCCGTTCTCGATCTTCGTGGTGGCCGCGGTCGTGGCCGTCACCGTGGTGCTGACCCGCCGCACGGCTCTGGGGCTGCTGGTCGAGGCGGTCGGCGGCAACGCCGAGGCCAGCCGACTGGTCGGCATCAGGTCCCGGCGCATCAAGATCATGGTCTATATGTTCTGCGCGCTGTGCGCGGGCATCGCGGGCCTGATGATCAGCTCCAACACCTCGGCCGCCGACGGCAACAACGCCGGCCTGTGGATCGAACTCGACGCGATCCTCGCCGTGGTGATCGGCGGCACCTCGCTCCTGGGCGGCCGGTTCTCCGTCGGCGGCACGGTGGTCGGCGCCCTCGTCATCCAGACCCTGACCACCACGATCTACACCATCGGCGTGCCTACCCAGACCAACCTGGTCTTCAAGGCCGTCGTCGTCATCGCCGTATGCCTGATGCAGTCCCCGAAGTTCCGCGCCAAGGTCTTCGGTGCCAAGTTCGGCGCCAGGTTCGGCGCGAAGGGAAGCGCCACGCCGACCGCGGCCCCGGCGGACCCCGCCGCTGCGACCGAGGCCGCTCCCAAGATGGAGGTGTCGTGA
- a CDS encoding sugar ABC transporter ATP-binding protein, translating to MAEPRPVLEMAGIVKEFPGVRALSDVDFRLFPGEIHALMGENGAGKSTLIKVLTGVYSLDGGTITLDGRSVRIASPLQAQQAGISTVYQEVNLCPNLSVAENIFIGREPTRMGRIQWKQLRRQAAELVDRLGLDIDVSAPLSSYPLAVQQLVAIVRSLGAGDGEGPGTKVLILDEPTSSLDRDEVLQLFALMRRLKDEGVAILFVSHFLDQIYEVCDRMTVLRNGTLVGEHMVSDLDQVGLVQLMLGKAMGQLEELHDHQLHSHGGETLVRADGLGRTGGIAPFDLEIKKGEVIGLAGLLGSGRTELARLLFGADQPDSGKVSIDGHQVSMSAPNDAIGAGVAFCSENRKSEGLVPDLTVRENIILALQASRGWTRPIPVSQRDELVAKYIKALDIRPANPEARVGQLSGGNQQKVLLARWLITQPKLLILDEPTRGIDIGAKAEIQKLVVSLSEDGMSVLYIAAELEEVLRLSHTIGVLRDRRLVAQMTNGPEITTSRILETIASGEHQ from the coding sequence ATGGCAGAGCCGCGGCCCGTCCTGGAAATGGCGGGCATAGTCAAAGAGTTCCCGGGGGTACGGGCTCTGTCGGACGTCGACTTCCGGCTCTTCCCCGGCGAGATCCACGCCCTGATGGGCGAGAACGGGGCGGGCAAGTCCACCCTCATCAAGGTGCTCACGGGGGTCTACTCCCTGGACGGCGGCACGATCACGCTGGACGGCCGGTCCGTACGGATCGCCAGCCCGCTGCAGGCCCAGCAGGCCGGCATCAGCACGGTCTACCAGGAGGTCAACCTCTGCCCGAACCTGTCGGTGGCGGAGAACATCTTCATCGGGCGTGAACCCACCCGCATGGGCCGCATCCAGTGGAAGCAGCTGCGTCGGCAGGCCGCGGAGCTGGTGGACCGGCTCGGACTCGACATCGACGTCAGCGCCCCCCTCTCCTCGTACCCGCTGGCCGTGCAGCAACTGGTCGCGATCGTCAGGTCGTTGGGCGCCGGCGACGGCGAGGGGCCGGGCACCAAGGTGCTGATCCTCGACGAGCCGACCTCCAGCCTCGACCGGGACGAGGTCCTCCAACTGTTCGCCCTGATGCGGCGGTTGAAGGACGAGGGCGTCGCGATCCTGTTCGTCTCGCACTTCCTCGACCAGATCTACGAGGTCTGCGACCGCATGACGGTGCTGCGCAACGGCACCCTCGTCGGCGAGCACATGGTGAGCGACCTCGACCAGGTGGGCCTCGTCCAGCTCATGCTCGGCAAGGCCATGGGCCAGCTGGAGGAGCTCCACGACCACCAGTTGCACTCCCACGGGGGAGAGACCCTGGTCCGGGCGGACGGCCTCGGCAGGACCGGCGGCATCGCCCCGTTCGACCTGGAGATCAAGAAGGGCGAGGTGATCGGGCTCGCCGGCCTGCTCGGATCGGGCCGGACCGAACTCGCCCGGCTGCTCTTCGGCGCCGACCAGCCGGACAGCGGCAAGGTGTCCATCGACGGCCATCAGGTCTCGATGAGCGCGCCGAACGACGCGATCGGCGCCGGTGTCGCGTTCTGCTCCGAGAACCGCAAGAGCGAGGGCCTGGTGCCCGATCTGACGGTGCGGGAGAACATCATCCTGGCCCTGCAGGCCTCGCGCGGCTGGACCCGGCCCATCCCGGTGTCCCAGCGCGACGAACTCGTCGCCAAGTACATCAAGGCGCTGGACATCCGCCCCGCCAACCCCGAGGCCAGGGTCGGCCAGCTCAGCGGCGGCAACCAGCAGAAGGTGCTGCTGGCCCGCTGGCTGATCACCCAGCCGAAGCTGCTGATCCTGGACGAGCCGACGCGCGGCATCGACATCGGCGCGAAGGCGGAGATCCAGAAGCTCGTCGTCTCCCTCTCCGAGGACGGCATGTCCGTCCTGTACATCGCGGCCGAGCTGGAGGAGGTACTCCGGCTCAGTCACACCATCGGAGTGCTGCGCGACCGCCGGCTGGTGGCGCAGATGACCAACGGGCCCGAGATCACCACGAGCCGGATCCTGGAGACCATCGCGAGCGGAGAGCACCAGTGA
- a CDS encoding ABC transporter substrate-binding protein, translating into MLSRRNFLTAAVGVAAVGGLAACAKKDDSSTGSSSAGGSKAITLGFSQVGSESGWRSANTTSVKDAAKEAGYSLKFSDAQQKQENQISAIRNYIAQKVDVIAFSPVVVTGWDAVLKEAKAAKIPVVLTDRSVETSDESLYVTLVGSDFTDEGRRAAKILEKVLTKAGHKGAVKIAQLEGTTGAAPAIERAKGFKEIMDAEHKDDWKVVVSQTGDFTRAGGKQVMAAFLQSNPDINVLFAHNDDMAIGAIQSIEAAGKKPGTDILIVSIDGVKDGFVAMSEGKINAIVECNPLLGPQLMDVVKKVKDGETVERWIKTKEGDFMQDQAKAALPSRKY; encoded by the coding sequence ATGCTCAGCAGAAGGAACTTCCTCACGGCGGCGGTCGGCGTGGCGGCCGTGGGCGGCCTGGCGGCCTGCGCCAAGAAGGACGACAGCTCCACCGGCTCCTCCTCCGCGGGCGGCAGCAAGGCGATCACGCTCGGCTTCTCCCAGGTCGGCTCGGAGAGCGGCTGGCGCAGCGCCAACACCACCTCGGTGAAGGACGCCGCCAAGGAGGCCGGCTACTCCCTCAAGTTCTCCGACGCCCAGCAGAAGCAGGAGAACCAGATCTCCGCGATCCGCAACTACATCGCGCAGAAGGTGGACGTCATCGCCTTCTCGCCGGTGGTCGTCACCGGCTGGGACGCGGTGCTCAAGGAGGCCAAGGCCGCGAAGATCCCGGTGGTCCTCACCGACCGCTCCGTGGAGACCTCCGACGAGTCCCTGTACGTCACGCTGGTCGGCTCCGACTTCACCGACGAGGGCCGCCGCGCCGCCAAGATCCTCGAGAAGGTCCTGACGAAGGCCGGCCACAAGGGTGCGGTGAAGATCGCCCAGCTGGAGGGCACCACCGGCGCCGCCCCGGCGATCGAGCGCGCCAAGGGCTTCAAGGAGATCATGGACGCGGAGCACAAGGACGACTGGAAGGTCGTCGTCAGCCAGACCGGTGACTTCACCCGCGCCGGCGGCAAGCAGGTCATGGCGGCCTTCCTGCAGTCCAACCCGGACATCAACGTGCTCTTCGCGCACAACGACGACATGGCCATCGGTGCCATCCAGTCCATCGAGGCGGCCGGCAAGAAGCCCGGCACGGACATCCTGATCGTCTCGATCGACGGCGTGAAGGACGGCTTCGTGGCCATGTCCGAGGGCAAGATCAACGCCATCGTCGAGTGCAACCCGCTGCTCGGCCCCCAGCTCATGGACGTCGTGAAGAAGGTCAAGGACGGCGAGACGGTCGAGCGCTGGATCAAGACCAAGGAGGGCGACTTCATGCAGGACCAGGCCAAGGCCGCCCTCCCGAGCCGCAAGTACTGA
- a CDS encoding LacI family DNA-binding transcriptional regulator produces the protein MTHTQLRPPTMADVARLAGVSHQTVSRVLGDHPNVRDETRARVLRAIEEMGYRRNSSARALVTRRTRTLGVVASDTTLYGPASTLFALEEAARAEGYLVSTVSLRKLTMDELSEALDHLSEGGVEGVVAIAPQRSAVDALAELRRPFPVVVVGSGPGVDIPSVSVDQHLGGRLATAHLLAAGHRTVWHLAGPEDWQEAADRAAGWRGTLEAEGVEPPMLLRGDWSPLSGYRAGQELAGWVGRGLTAVFVANDQMALGVLRALREAGVRTPQDVAVVGFDDIPESEFFAPPLTTVRQDFSAVGKQSIALLLDLIEGRSPAATSRIAIEPQLVVRASTFPYTAQSERAPL, from the coding sequence GTGACACACACACAGCTTCGGCCGCCCACCATGGCCGACGTGGCGCGCCTGGCAGGCGTGTCCCACCAGACCGTGTCCCGCGTGCTGGGGGATCACCCCAATGTGCGGGACGAGACGCGGGCCCGGGTGCTGCGTGCGATCGAGGAGATGGGCTATCGCCGCAACTCCTCCGCACGGGCCCTGGTGACCCGGCGCACCCGGACGCTGGGTGTGGTCGCTTCCGACACCACCCTCTACGGGCCGGCCAGTACGCTGTTCGCGCTCGAGGAGGCGGCACGCGCCGAGGGCTATCTCGTCTCGACGGTCAGTCTGCGCAAACTGACCATGGACGAGCTGTCCGAGGCCCTGGACCACCTCAGCGAAGGCGGGGTGGAAGGAGTGGTCGCCATCGCTCCGCAGCGGTCGGCGGTGGACGCTCTGGCCGAACTCCGCCGTCCGTTCCCCGTGGTGGTCGTGGGCAGCGGGCCGGGAGTGGACATCCCCAGCGTCAGTGTGGACCAGCACCTCGGGGGGCGGCTGGCCACCGCACATCTGCTGGCCGCCGGCCACCGCACGGTCTGGCATCTCGCCGGGCCCGAGGACTGGCAGGAGGCGGCCGACCGGGCCGCGGGATGGCGGGGGACCCTCGAAGCGGAGGGTGTCGAACCACCCATGCTGCTGCGTGGGGACTGGAGTCCGCTGTCGGGCTACCGTGCGGGCCAGGAACTGGCCGGCTGGGTGGGCCGGGGGCTGACCGCCGTCTTCGTCGCCAACGACCAGATGGCACTGGGGGTGTTGCGGGCCCTGCGTGAGGCGGGGGTCCGAACTCCCCAGGACGTCGCGGTGGTCGGCTTCGACGACATCCCGGAGTCGGAGTTCTTCGCTCCTCCGCTCACCACCGTCCGGCAGGACTTCTCGGCGGTGGGCAAGCAGAGCATCGCGCTGCTCCTGGATCTGATCGAGGGCCGGTCCCCCGCCGCCACCTCCCGGATCGCGATCGAACCCCAACTCGTCGTGCGCGCGAGTACGTTCCCGTACACCGCCCAATCGGAGCGCGCACCCCTCTGA
- a CDS encoding SCO2400 family protein, translating to MDYCHPCRRHLNGALACPGCGAPADQLRAYPPATYEPDTYEPEPEPYEPEPYAQDASVHEASGDSDDHDDRGGRGDHDGRGDHDDRGDRDDHGDESGEPWGRAARRREQGRGGRRGSEGAAAAPETSRRDRKASVHRRRRRRVVLVTVGFVLAAGGLSLAELGVDAPGFSSPRNPEAAGGESSEVDGSASEPSTSAQPLDDRTDPGEGKASSSPSPSASPSASESSKDDKATQTPDKEAQSATLPGSSGSTSGSTTPSGSDSTSSADPTASPEPSPSPSETCTRFLWWCS from the coding sequence ATGGACTACTGCCACCCGTGCCGAAGGCACCTCAACGGCGCACTCGCCTGCCCGGGGTGCGGCGCACCTGCCGATCAGCTACGCGCGTATCCGCCCGCCACGTACGAGCCGGACACGTACGAGCCTGAGCCGGAGCCGTATGAGCCGGAGCCGTACGCGCAGGACGCGTCGGTGCACGAGGCGTCCGGCGACTCGGACGATCACGACGATCGAGGCGGTCGAGGCGATCACGACGGTCGAGGCGATCACGACGATCGAGGCGATCGCGACGATCACGGAGACGAGAGCGGCGAGCCCTGGGGGCGAGCCGCGCGCCGCCGCGAGCAGGGCCGGGGTGGCCGGAGGGGCTCCGAGGGCGCGGCCGCCGCACCGGAGACGAGTCGTCGCGACCGCAAGGCCTCGGTCCACCGCCGGCGCCGCAGACGCGTGGTGCTGGTCACCGTCGGCTTCGTCCTGGCGGCGGGCGGCCTGAGCCTGGCCGAACTCGGCGTGGACGCACCGGGGTTCTCCTCCCCCCGCAACCCCGAGGCGGCCGGGGGAGAATCGTCCGAGGTCGACGGGTCGGCATCGGAGCCGAGCACGTCCGCGCAGCCGCTGGACGACAGGACCGACCCCGGCGAGGGCAAGGCCTCCTCCTCCCCGAGCCCCTCCGCCTCCCCGTCGGCGTCGGAGTCCTCGAAGGACGACAAGGCCACGCAGACCCCGGACAAGGAAGCCCAGTCGGCCACCCTCCCCGGCTCCTCCGGGTCGACCTCCGGATCGACGACCCCGTCGGGCTCGGACTCCACTTCGAGCGCCGACCCGACCGCGTCCCCGGAACCGTCACCGTCGCCGTCGGAAACGTGCACGCGCTTCCTGTGGTGGTGTTCGTAG
- a CDS encoding mandelate racemase/muconate lactonizing enzyme family protein: MRITGISTHVVGTPWRNLTYVLVHTDEGITGVGETRMLGHTDALIGYLKEAEANHILGSDPFAVEDLVRRMKYGDYGRAGEIVMSGIAVVEMACWDIKGKALGVPVWQLLGGKVTDKVKAYANGWYTTERTPEAYHKAAQEVMARGYKALKIDPFGTGHFELDHQQTLYAVSLIEAVRDAIGPDSELMLEMHGRFSPATAVRLANELAPFKPAWLEEPCPPENLKALEKVAAKVDIPVATGERIHDRIEFRELFESQAVDIIQPDVGHIGGIWETRKLAATAETHYTLVAPHNVGGPVLTAASLQVGFTSPNFKILEHFNDFADAEIKKVVKGAPEVIDGYFHLSDAPGLGVELDVDAAAEFPQQQARFDLWAEGWEQRKPKGSAK; this comes from the coding sequence GTGCGCATCACCGGAATCAGCACTCACGTGGTCGGGACGCCCTGGCGCAACCTGACTTACGTCCTGGTGCACACCGACGAGGGCATCACGGGTGTCGGAGAGACCCGCATGCTGGGCCACACCGACGCGCTGATCGGCTACCTGAAGGAGGCCGAGGCCAACCACATTCTCGGCTCCGACCCGTTCGCTGTCGAGGACCTCGTGCGCCGCATGAAGTACGGCGACTACGGGCGCGCGGGCGAGATCGTGATGTCCGGTATCGCCGTCGTCGAGATGGCCTGCTGGGACATCAAGGGCAAGGCCCTCGGCGTGCCGGTCTGGCAGCTGCTCGGCGGCAAGGTCACCGACAAGGTCAAGGCCTACGCCAACGGCTGGTACACCACCGAGCGGACGCCCGAGGCGTACCACAAGGCGGCGCAGGAAGTGATGGCCCGCGGGTACAAGGCGCTCAAGATCGACCCCTTCGGCACCGGCCACTTCGAGCTCGACCACCAGCAGACCCTGTACGCCGTCTCCCTCATCGAGGCCGTGCGTGACGCCATCGGGCCGGACTCCGAGCTGATGCTGGAGATGCACGGCCGCTTCTCCCCCGCCACCGCCGTCCGCCTCGCCAACGAGCTCGCGCCCTTCAAGCCCGCCTGGCTGGAGGAGCCCTGCCCGCCGGAGAACCTGAAGGCGCTGGAGAAGGTCGCCGCCAAGGTCGACATCCCCGTCGCCACCGGTGAGCGCATCCACGACCGCATCGAGTTCCGCGAGCTCTTCGAGAGCCAGGCCGTCGACATCATCCAGCCGGACGTCGGCCACATCGGTGGAATCTGGGAGACGAGGAAGCTCGCGGCGACCGCCGAGACGCACTACACGCTCGTCGCCCCGCACAACGTCGGTGGCCCGGTCCTGACCGCCGCCTCCCTCCAGGTCGGGTTCACCTCCCCGAACTTCAAGATCCTCGAGCACTTCAACGACTTCGCGGACGCGGAGATCAAGAAGGTCGTCAAGGGCGCGCCCGAGGTGATCGACGGCTACTTCCACCTCTCCGACGCGCCCGGTCTCGGTGTCGAGCTGGACGTGGACGCCGCCGCCGAGTTCCCGCAGCAGCAGGCCCGCTTCGACCTGTGGGCCGAGGGCTGGGAGCAGCGCAAGCCGAAGGGCAGCGCGAAGTGA
- a CDS encoding zinc-dependent alcohol dehydrogenase, translating into MSTAVVVEAPGEHRLVPHEPRQPEPGEALVRVHATGICGSDREVYQGNRPEGYVRYPLTPGHEWSGTVEAVGAGVPASLLGRKVVGEGFRNCQVCDRCHAGETTLCTDGYEETGFTQPGAMAATLTLPARLLHVLPEDADLTAAALLEPAACIAAAAIKARALPGEKVAVVGTGTLGMFAVQFLKAGSPAELLVVGTRNDRETLSRQFGATDFRTRDEELPDDFDVVIETAGSASAARTAASLLRRGGRLVLTGIPAPGADGLDPTDLVVRQLEVHTVFGAPPDAWSHTVRVFGAGLLDPLPLVTHELPLAAFSEAIELVGSGDPKVGKVLLRP; encoded by the coding sequence GTGAGCACCGCCGTCGTCGTCGAGGCGCCGGGCGAGCACCGGCTCGTCCCGCACGAGCCCCGGCAGCCGGAGCCCGGCGAGGCGCTGGTGCGTGTCCACGCCACCGGCATCTGCGGCAGCGACCGCGAGGTGTACCAGGGCAACCGGCCCGAGGGGTACGTCCGCTATCCGCTGACCCCCGGCCACGAGTGGTCCGGGACGGTCGAGGCGGTCGGCGCCGGGGTCCCCGCGTCCCTCCTGGGCCGCAAGGTGGTGGGTGAGGGCTTCCGCAACTGCCAGGTCTGCGACCGCTGCCACGCGGGCGAGACGACGCTGTGCACGGACGGGTACGAGGAGACGGGCTTCACCCAGCCCGGGGCGATGGCCGCCACCCTCACCCTGCCGGCCCGCCTGCTCCACGTACTCCCCGAGGACGCCGACCTCACCGCCGCCGCCCTCCTGGAGCCCGCCGCCTGTATCGCGGCCGCCGCGATCAAGGCTCGCGCGCTGCCCGGCGAGAAGGTGGCCGTGGTCGGCACCGGCACCCTGGGCATGTTCGCCGTCCAGTTCCTGAAGGCGGGCTCGCCTGCCGAGCTGCTGGTCGTGGGCACCCGAAACGACCGGGAGACGCTTTCCCGGCAGTTCGGGGCCACCGACTTCCGCACCCGGGACGAGGAGCTCCCCGACGACTTCGACGTCGTCATCGAGACCGCGGGTTCGGCCTCCGCCGCGCGCACGGCCGCCTCGCTGCTCCGGCGCGGCGGACGCCTGGTCCTCACCGGGATCCCGGCGCCGGGCGCGGACGGGCTCGACCCGACGGACCTGGTGGTACGGCAGCTGGAGGTGCACACCGTCTTCGGAGCGCCGCCGGACGCCTGGTCGCACACCGTGCGGGTGTTCGGGGCCGGACTGCTGGACCCGCTGCCGCTGGTCACCCACGAGCTGCCGCTCGCCGCGTTCTCCGAGGCCATCGAGCTGGTGGGATCCGGCGATCCGAAGGTGGGCAAGGTGCTGCTCCGCCCTTAG
- the chvE gene encoding multiple monosaccharide ABC transporter substrate-binding protein: protein MRNRRAALAAIAGAASLALTLSACGQSGEGGSEEKAGDSKGGTIGISMPTKSSERWITDGANVEKDLKAKGYKTKLVFGEDDPDQQVSQIENLITQGVKALIVAAIDNKSLNNVLQQAADAKIPVISYDRLILGTKNVDYYASFDNEKVGKLQGQYIVDKLGLASGKGPFNIELFAGSNDDNNTKYFFNGAMSVLQPYIDSKKLVVKSGQTKMTQVTTLRWDGATAQKRMEDMLTSSYTSGKVDAVLSPYDGISIGIIAALKSDGYGTAAKPLPVITGQDAELASVKSIIAGQQSMTVYKDLRKLAQVATDMVDASLNGKKPEINDTKSYDNGTKVVPAYLLQPVGVDKTNYEKELVQGGYYTADQLK from the coding sequence ATGCGTAACCGCAGAGCTGCCCTCGCCGCCATAGCCGGAGCCGCCTCCCTCGCCCTGACCCTGTCCGCCTGTGGTCAGTCCGGTGAGGGCGGCAGCGAGGAGAAGGCCGGCGACTCCAAGGGCGGGACCATCGGCATCTCGATGCCGACCAAGTCCTCCGAGCGCTGGATCACCGACGGCGCCAACGTCGAGAAGGACCTCAAGGCCAAGGGCTACAAGACCAAGCTGGTCTTCGGCGAGGACGACCCCGACCAGCAGGTCTCGCAGATCGAGAACCTGATCACCCAGGGTGTCAAGGCGCTGATCGTCGCCGCCATCGACAACAAGTCCCTGAACAACGTCCTCCAGCAGGCCGCCGACGCCAAGATCCCGGTCATCTCCTACGACCGCCTGATCCTCGGCACGAAGAACGTCGACTACTACGCGTCCTTCGACAACGAGAAGGTCGGCAAGCTCCAGGGCCAGTACATCGTCGACAAGCTGGGCCTGGCGAGCGGCAAGGGCCCGTTCAACATCGAGCTGTTCGCCGGCTCCAACGACGACAACAACACCAAGTACTTCTTCAACGGTGCGATGAGCGTGCTCCAGCCGTACATCGACAGCAAGAAGCTGGTGGTCAAGTCCGGCCAGACCAAGATGACCCAGGTCACCACCCTGCGCTGGGACGGCGCCACCGCCCAGAAGCGCATGGAGGACATGCTCACCTCGTCGTACACCAGCGGCAAGGTCGACGCGGTGCTCTCGCCCTACGACGGCATCTCGATCGGCATCATCGCCGCGCTGAAGTCGGACGGCTACGGCACGGCCGCCAAGCCGCTGCCGGTCATCACCGGTCAGGACGCCGAGCTCGCCTCGGTGAAGTCGATCATCGCGGGCCAGCAGTCGATGACCGTCTACAAGGACCTCCGCAAGCTCGCCCAGGTCGCCACGGACATGGTCGACGCCTCCCTCAACGGCAAGAAGCCGGAGATCAACGACACCAAGTCGTACGACAACGGCACCAAGGTCGTCCCCGCCTACCTGCTCCAGCCCGTGGGCGTCGACAAGACCAACTACGAGAAGGAGCTCGTCCAGGGCGGTTACTACACCGCGGACCAGCTCAAGTAA